One window of Catonella massiliensis genomic DNA carries:
- a CDS encoding WG repeat-containing protein → MKKMLKKISVLLILAMIVGIFQTGEVFAKAKYDDVGAFRKGMASVGKDGKYGYINKKGEEVVKPKYDSVGYFIEGLAGVTKDGKYGYINKKGEEVVKLKYDDVGDFTEGLAGVTKDGKIGYINKKGEEVVKLKYDGSWGFREGLAGVKKDGKCGYINKKGEEVVKPKYDEVGDFSEGLAGVGKDGKWGYINKKGEEVVKLKYDGSWGFIEGLAGVKKNGKIGYINKKGEEVVKTKYDDTRGFWEGLASVKKGDKWGYINKKGEEVVKPKYDDAWNFREGLARVGKDGKCGYINKKGKEVVKLKYDDAWSFSEGLARVGKDGKYGYINKKGEEVIKLKYDDAIFFSEGIASVREGDNWYIIDKKGKVIRKI, encoded by the coding sequence ATGAAGAAAATGTTAAAAAAGATTTCAGTGTTGTTAATTCTGGCTATGATAGTGGGGATATTTCAGACAGGAGAGGTGTTTGCCAAGGCTAAGTATGATGATGTAGGAGCTTTCAGGAAAGGAATGGCTAGTGTAGGTAAGGACGGCAAGTATGGTTATATCAATAAAAAAGGGGAAGAGGTAGTAAAGCCTAAGTATGATTCTGTAGGATATTTCATCGAAGGACTGGCTGGTGTAACGAAGGACGGCAAGTATGGTTATATCAATAAAAAAGGGGAAGAGGTAGTAAAGCTTAAGTATGATGATGTGGGAGATTTCACCGAAGGACTGGCTGGTGTAACGAAGGACGGTAAGATTGGTTATATCAATAAAAAAGGGGAAGAGGTAGTAAAGCTTAAGTATGATGGTTCATGGGGTTTTAGAGAAGGACTGGCTGGTGTAAAGAAGGACGGTAAGTGTGGTTATATCAATAAAAAAGGGGAAGAGGTAGTAAAGCCTAAGTATGATGAAGTAGGAGATTTTAGTGAAGGACTGGCTGGGGTAGGTAAGGACGGCAAGTGGGGTTATATCAATAAAAAAGGGGAAGAGGTAGTAAAGCTTAAGTATGATGGTTCATGGGGTTTCATCGAAGGACTGGCTGGTGTAAAGAAGAACGGTAAGATTGGTTATATCAATAAAAAAGGGGAAGAGGTAGTAAAGACTAAGTATGATGATACACGGGGTTTTTGGGAAGGACTGGCTAGTGTAAAGAAGGGCGATAAGTGGGGTTATATCAATAAAAAAGGGGAAGAGGTAGTAAAGCCTAAGTATGATGATGCATGGAATTTTAGAGAAGGACTGGCTAGGGTAGGTAAGGACGGTAAGTGTGGTTATATCAATAAAAAAGGGAAAGAGGTAGTAAAGCTTAAGTATGATGATGCATGGAGTTTTAGTGAAGGACTGGCTAGGGTAGGTAAGGACGGCAAGTATGGTTATATCAATAAAAAAGGGGAAGAGGTAATAAAGCTTAAGTATGATGATGCAATTTTTTTCAGCGAAGGAATCGCCTCTGTAAGAGAGGGAGATAACTGGTATATCATAGATAAAAAAGGGAAAGTTATAAGAAAAATTTAA
- a CDS encoding HD-GYP domain-containing protein, with amino-acid sequence MVLKRCGELQPGMVIAKDVHTRAGLLLITSGEEIDNESIEKLKNNEVSFVFVKEKKDLEKASAKPVSYSDERYSYYEKVLQSPDYKLFRGKFSSGVVKLRGTLNRIVDGNPDADLETTAKKIMGDLIMPEGSLPIFDLLSNLRRFDDVCYVHSLNVALLAGLLAEWLGCSPKEIALAQQCGLYHDIGKLTIPSEIITKPGKLTDEEYEIVCNHPVAGYEILKEMNANPHVLNAALQHHQKVDGTGYPTPFNPKKIDPYARLIALVDIYDAITSERPYRGMICPFKVIRMFEDEGIQKYDAGMYTVFLKHIADNFIGTRVVLNDGREAKVLMTNKVYLSKPMIVAGSDFIDLSRRKDLYIDEVI; translated from the coding sequence ATGGTATTAAAAAGATGTGGAGAATTACAGCCCGGGATGGTTATAGCCAAGGATGTGCATACAAGAGCAGGTTTGCTTCTTATCACTTCAGGAGAAGAGATAGATAATGAAAGTATAGAAAAGCTCAAAAATAATGAAGTTTCTTTTGTATTTGTTAAGGAAAAGAAGGACTTAGAAAAGGCTTCTGCAAAACCGGTGTCATATTCAGATGAAAGATACTCATACTATGAAAAGGTTCTGCAAAGTCCTGACTATAAGCTCTTTAGAGGTAAGTTCTCCTCTGGAGTTGTCAAGTTAAGAGGTACATTGAACCGTATAGTTGACGGCAATCCGGATGCAGACTTAGAGACAACGGCAAAGAAGATAATGGGAGATTTGATTATGCCGGAAGGGAGCCTTCCGATCTTTGACTTACTTTCAAACTTACGCCGTTTTGACGATGTATGCTATGTGCACAGCCTCAATGTTGCTCTGCTTGCAGGGCTTCTTGCTGAATGGCTCGGATGTTCTCCAAAGGAAATAGCTCTTGCACAGCAGTGTGGCCTCTACCATGACATTGGAAAGCTAACTATTCCATCTGAGATTATTACCAAGCCTGGTAAGCTCACAGACGAAGAGTACGAAATTGTATGTAATCATCCGGTAGCCGGATATGAGATTCTTAAGGAGATGAATGCCAACCCTCATGTACTAAATGCTGCACTGCAGCATCACCAGAAGGTAGACGGAACAGGGTATCCAACCCCATTTAATCCTAAAAAAATCGATCCTTATGCCAGGTTGATTGCACTTGTTGATATTTACGATGCCATCACTTCTGAGAGACCTTACAGAGGTATGATTTGTCCGTTTAAGGTTATCAGGATGTTTGAAGATGAAGGTATACAGAAGTACGATGCAGGCATGTATACAGTATTCTTAAAGCATATTGCTGATAATTTTATTGGAACCAGAGTTGTCTTAAATGACGGACGCGAGGCAAAGGTGCTAATGACCAATAAAGTATATTTGTCTAAGCCTATGATTGTAGCAGGCAGCGATTTTATAGATCTGTCAAGGAGAAAAGATTTATATATTGATGAAGTCATCTAA
- the rplL gene encoding 50S ribosomal protein L7/L12: protein MTTQEFIDAIKGMSVLELNDLVKACEEEFGVSAAAGVVVAAAGAGAAAAEEKTEFDVELTEVGAEKIKVIKVVRELTGLGLKEAKEAVEAAPKVIKEATSKEDAESIKAKLEEAGAKVTLK from the coding sequence ATGACAACTCAGGAATTTATCGATGCCATTAAGGGCATGAGCGTACTTGAATTAAACGATCTCGTAAAGGCTTGCGAGGAAGAATTTGGTGTATCTGCAGCAGCAGGTGTTGTAGTTGCAGCAGCAGGCGCTGGCGCAGCAGCAGCTGAAGAGAAGACTGAATTTGATGTAGAGCTTACAGAGGTAGGCGCAGAGAAGATTAAGGTTATCAAGGTTGTTCGTGAGCTTACAGGCCTTGGTCTTAAGGAAGCTAAGGAAGCAGTTGAGGCTGCTCCAAAGGTAATCAAGGAAGCTACTTCTAAGGAAGATGCTGAGTCTATCAAGGCTAAGCTTGAAGAGGCAGGAGCTAAGGTTACACTTAAGTAA
- the rplJ gene encoding 50S ribosomal protein L10, with protein sequence MPKVEIKQPIVDEIKGHVEKASSIVLVDYRGLTVEQDTKLRKELREAGVVYKVYKNTLLKRAFEGTDFSQLDVDLEGPSAVAFSYEDATAAARIMSNFAKQAKELEIKSGVVEGTYYDAKGMNVIATIPSREELISKLLGSLQSSITNFARVLNQIAEKQGNGAEA encoded by the coding sequence ATGCCTAAAGTTGAAATCAAACAGCCAATAGTTGACGAGATTAAGGGACATGTTGAAAAAGCAAGCTCTATAGTATTAGTTGACTATCGTGGACTCACTGTTGAGCAGGACACAAAGCTCCGTAAGGAGTTAAGGGAGGCAGGAGTTGTATACAAGGTATACAAGAACACTCTCTTAAAGCGTGCCTTTGAAGGAACTGATTTTTCACAGTTAGATGTGGATTTGGAAGGACCTTCAGCTGTTGCATTTTCTTATGAGGATGCTACTGCCGCTGCAAGAATTATGTCTAATTTTGCAAAGCAGGCAAAAGAGCTTGAGATTAAGTCCGGCGTTGTAGAGGGAACTTACTATGACGCAAAGGGAATGAATGTTATTGCTACCATTCCTTCAAGAGAGGAGCTTATTTCCAAACTCCTTGGCAGCTTACAGTCATCTATTACCAACTTTGCTCGTGTTCTTAACCAGATTGCAGAGAAGCAGGGTAACGGAGCTGAAGCTTAA